In Bacillus sp. NP247, one DNA window encodes the following:
- a CDS encoding response regulator has translation MLKVAIAEDDFRVAQIQEEFLSKIKDVKVIGKALNAKETMELLQREEIDLLLLDNYLPDGIGTDLLPKIHADFPNVDVIMVTAANENHMLEKAIRNGVSNYLIKPVTLEKFVRTIEDYKRKKQLLHSNNEVNQTLIDNFFGTSQTQDIKNLPTGVDPLTLQKVKGIIKGFEEGITIEEMGEQMGASRTTARRYLEYLVATNECTVEYTYGIIGRPERKYRIGRGL, from the coding sequence TGATTTCCGCGTCGCGCAAATTCAGGAAGAGTTTTTATCAAAAATAAAGGACGTAAAAGTGATTGGAAAAGCATTGAACGCGAAAGAAACGATGGAACTACTACAAAGGGAAGAAATCGATTTACTTCTATTAGATAACTATTTACCAGACGGAATCGGAACAGACTTATTGCCAAAAATTCATGCTGACTTTCCAAACGTCGACGTCATTATGGTTACTGCGGCAAATGAAAACCATATGCTAGAAAAAGCAATTCGAAACGGTGTAAGCAACTACCTTATAAAACCAGTCACGTTAGAAAAATTTGTTCGCACAATTGAAGACTATAAGAGAAAGAAGCAATTATTACATAGTAACAATGAAGTGAATCAAACACTTATCGATAACTTCTTCGGTACTTCGCAAACACAGGACATAAAAAACTTACCGACAGGTGTTGATCCGTTAACACTGCAAAAAGTGAAAGGCATTATAAAAGGATTCGAAGAGGGCATTACAATAGAAGAAATGGGAGAACAAATGGGGGCCTCCAGAACAACCGCCAGAAGATATTTAGAATACTTAGTAGCGACAAACGAATGCACAGTAGAGTACACATACGGCATTATCGGACGACCAGAACGAAAATATCGAATAGGACGAGGACTATGA
- a CDS encoding tripartite tricarboxylate transporter substrate binding protein — MKKRLLLCIWIMTGVIAGCSSEKSHTNKVNIDKVEIVAPNVQGAGWDLTARAMQKTLTEEKIFTKPIIVTNKVGGSGDVGWKYTKQKGGHVLAINSSLLITNNLLGHSKLTYKDFTPLATLASDWEVVVVSKDSNIENANELMEQLKQDKKNFKIGVAPGLGNDDHLSFVQVSKAFGINPAELQFFVYENKEKIINALTNKQINAATMTLSEAEKQYKTGKIKILAVSAEKRLDRLPEIPTWKEQGVDVVFQHWKGIMGPKDMTEEEVAYWDDVIKRMVESDSWKGILRERGWNSYYKDSGETKVFLEESSGWYGGWLVEIEEISNFSALYL, encoded by the coding sequence ATGAAAAAACGATTATTACTATGTATATGGATCATGACAGGAGTAATAGCTGGTTGTTCTTCGGAAAAATCCCATACGAATAAAGTGAACATCGACAAAGTAGAAATCGTTGCGCCAAACGTTCAAGGAGCAGGATGGGACTTAACAGCACGAGCGATGCAAAAAACACTGACAGAAGAAAAAATCTTCACAAAACCAATCATAGTCACAAACAAAGTAGGTGGCAGCGGTGACGTCGGATGGAAATATACGAAACAAAAAGGTGGTCACGTACTGGCGATCAACTCAAGCTTACTCATAACGAACAACCTACTAGGCCACAGTAAACTAACATATAAAGACTTCACGCCGCTCGCGACACTCGCATCAGATTGGGAAGTCGTTGTCGTATCAAAAGACTCAAACATAGAAAACGCAAACGAACTAATGGAACAACTAAAACAAGACAAGAAAAACTTCAAAATCGGCGTTGCCCCCGGCCTAGGAAACGACGATCACCTATCATTCGTACAAGTAAGCAAAGCCTTCGGCATAAACCCTGCCGAACTACAATTCTTCGTCTACGAAAACAAAGAAAAAATCATAAACGCCCTAACGAACAAACAAATCAATGCCGCAACCATGACCCTATCCGAAGCCGAAAAACAATACAAAACCGGCAAAATAAAAATACTAGCCGTATCAGCAGAAAAACGACTAGATAGACTGCCAGAAATTCCAACTTGGAAAGAGCAAGGAGTCGACGTTGTATTCCAGCATTGGAAAGGGATTATGGGACCGAAGGATATGACTGAGGAAGAGGTTGCTTATTGGGATGATGTGATTAAGAGGATGGTGGAGAGTGATAGTTGGAAGGGGATTTTGAGGGAGAGGGGTTGGAATTCTTATTATAAGGATAGTGGGGAGACGAAGGTATTTTTGGAGGAGAGTAGTGGGTGGTATGGGGGATGGTTGGTGGAGATAGAGGAGATAAGTAATTTTAGTGCTTTGTACTTATAA
- a CDS encoding restriction endonuclease: protein MAKRKKKKDESILGTLLVMTFFGVLWKPEFLVPIVMVSAAIILLYMYVNVKKLRELRQSGIYDIDKMSGHQFEKYLGSLFPALGYKTEITKASNDFGADLILRKNDRRIIVQAKRYKNNVGIKSVQEIVGAKEFYKADETWVVTNSEFTAAAYKLAKVNQVVLINREKLIKLINQGKRKKKN, encoded by the coding sequence ATGGCTAAGCGAAAGAAAAAGAAAGATGAATCAATATTGGGAACTTTACTAGTTATGACGTTTTTCGGAGTGTTGTGGAAACCGGAATTTTTAGTACCGATAGTAATGGTATCTGCGGCAATTATATTATTATATATGTATGTGAATGTAAAAAAGCTAAGAGAACTTCGGCAATCAGGAATTTATGATATTGATAAAATGAGCGGACACCAGTTTGAAAAATATTTAGGAAGTCTATTTCCGGCTTTGGGTTATAAAACAGAGATTACTAAAGCATCTAACGATTTTGGTGCAGATTTAATTTTGAGAAAAAATGATAGAAGAATTATTGTACAGGCAAAACGCTATAAGAATAACGTTGGGATTAAATCTGTTCAAGAGATTGTTGGTGCAAAAGAATTTTATAAAGCTGATGAAACATGGGTTGTTACAAATAGTGAATTTACAGCCGCAGCATATAAACTTGCTAAAGTGAATCAGGTTGTATTAATTAATCGAGAGAAACTTATTAAGTTAATTAATCAGGGCAAACGAAAAAAGAAAAATTAG
- a CDS encoding nuclease-related domain-containing DEAD/DEAH box helicase, with protein MGLQIIPNDLPSLTPGERKVLEKVRSLYKDVQREAYLYIQPRIRHLEPDFILIDSQRGVTIFEVKDWELSYISRADRRKIDLADGKQVDNPFCKANLYHTAAQRLFSLQDVLKNERNELKFKLHTNVIFPYLHSNKIEESGLDQVFNQPPAQCISSDMLSTVNINQLFKNEFSFVEEDEIIAIRTLLFPEIKVSCSDNQISTKELITALDAEQERFAKRVPYGHYMVTGVPGSGKTVLLLARAIHLVREHPEWKIKILTYNRSLKTKIENKLNSLAADLAFMNVRLENIDVSTFHKFALDTASICVPPKNTVKWWNEELPEVAIQRAQS; from the coding sequence GTGGGTTTACAAATTATACCGAATGATTTGCCAAGCTTGACTCCAGGTGAGAGAAAAGTACTGGAAAAGGTTCGGTCTTTATATAAAGATGTGCAAAGAGAAGCATATTTATATATTCAGCCAAGAATTAGACATTTAGAACCTGATTTTATTTTAATTGATTCACAAAGAGGTGTAACAATCTTTGAAGTGAAGGATTGGGAACTTTCTTACATTAGTAGAGCAGATAGAAGAAAAATAGATTTAGCAGATGGGAAACAGGTAGATAATCCGTTTTGTAAAGCTAACTTATACCATACTGCAGCACAGAGATTATTTAGTTTGCAAGATGTTTTAAAAAATGAACGGAACGAATTAAAGTTTAAATTACATACTAACGTTATATTTCCGTATCTTCATTCTAATAAGATTGAAGAGAGTGGATTAGATCAAGTATTTAATCAGCCACCAGCGCAGTGTATTTCATCTGACATGTTAAGTACAGTAAATATAAATCAATTATTTAAAAATGAATTTAGTTTCGTAGAAGAAGATGAAATTATTGCAATACGAACACTGTTATTTCCAGAAATTAAGGTTAGTTGTAGCGATAATCAAATCAGTACAAAAGAATTAATTACAGCACTAGATGCAGAGCAAGAGCGTTTTGCAAAGCGTGTACCGTACGGTCACTATATGGTAACTGGAGTTCCGGGTAGTGGAAAAACGGTTTTATTGCTAGCTCGTGCAATTCATCTAGTACGTGAACATCCAGAATGGAAAATAAAAATATTAACGTATAATAGGTCGTTAAAAACAAAAATTGAAAACAAATTGAATTCCTTAGCAGCTGATCTTGCCTTTATGAATGTGCGCTTGGAGAATATAGACGTTAGCACTTTTCATAAATTTGCGCTAGATACAGCAAGTATATGTGTACCCCCAAAAAATACAGTGAAATGGTGGAATGAAGAATTGCCGGAAGTAGCTATACAGCGAGCGCAATCATAA
- a CDS encoding 3'-5' exonuclease — translation MDEYQDFLDDWIRLCVKSCKEHTYVNNQKETVTGINLFLAGDRLQSIYNNSDHSWKSLGIDMRGRSSLLKKSYRAGSQHIDLALNFLKQEKKLEEEVNKFYCPMSELSFENEMKDGVSFIEGSYEDISNKVYELIKREGYKPEDILILCREGKDCESIQKKLHREIRQKVKVTKNITEGHLIITTYHSSKGLEAPIVFLMDVDKFERMQLEQNDIKLRKLLYVGMTRSSEHLYIHARSYDKPSFGQVLRNEIS, via the coding sequence GTGGACGAATATCAAGACTTTCTAGATGATTGGATTCGATTATGTGTGAAGTCTTGTAAAGAACATACCTATGTTAATAATCAAAAGGAAACTGTTACTGGGATAAATTTATTTTTAGCGGGAGATAGACTACAGAGCATTTATAATAATTCAGATCATAGTTGGAAGAGCTTAGGTATTGATATGCGCGGGAGAAGTTCTTTATTAAAGAAATCTTATCGTGCCGGTAGTCAACATATAGATTTAGCCCTTAATTTCTTGAAACAAGAAAAGAAATTGGAAGAGGAAGTAAATAAATTTTATTGTCCAATGAGTGAACTATCTTTTGAGAATGAAATGAAAGATGGAGTTAGTTTTATTGAAGGATCATATGAAGATATTAGTAATAAAGTTTACGAGCTTATTAAGCGCGAGGGCTATAAGCCAGAAGATATATTAATTTTGTGTAGAGAGGGGAAAGATTGTGAGAGTATACAGAAGAAATTACATCGTGAGATACGTCAAAAAGTAAAAGTTACAAAAAATATTACTGAAGGACATTTGATTATAACGACGTATCATTCATCGAAAGGTCTTGAGGCACCAATTGTATTCTTAATGGATGTAGACAAGTTTGAGAGAATGCAGCTTGAACAAAATGATATTAAACTACGCAAGTTACTATATGTAGGCATGACAAGATCATCTGAGCATTTATACATTCATGCTAGAAGTTATGATAAACCTTCCTTTGGACAAGTATTAAGGAACGAAATATCTTGA
- a CDS encoding TerD family protein: protein MIHTLVRGQKIDVTKNHPEIRGFLVDLTWDAPMNMDVDASAFLVGFNGKITKEEDFVFYGQPYSSCRSVQLNQNITNGSKQRFSIDFTHIKDEVQKIVFSITIHNAEEKKQALREVSHIQLKISNAQSGLEIIHFPITHPFTDESAIIVGELYRHGGGWKFNPIGAGYFGGLAALCTSFGIEIAEDEKQTAPPVEKKIVPTPPPVQKTINAVKVELKKKQSINIQKSKMVTATLEWETNKDLDLYCFYVTTNGEIGKVYYKHLGSSKVSPYIVLDGDSQEPGQETIRIYRPEALKYVLFAAYSAVGNGIGSFYSMKAKAVVDNHMGSVVTAPLLEINDHAYWVCIAHIDFTNSNEMKISHVESYSKDHSEASPLLYENGKFRMDVGPIEFKNEEDYQKYFK, encoded by the coding sequence ATGATACATACTTTAGTAAGAGGACAAAAGATAGACGTTACAAAGAATCATCCAGAGATCAGAGGATTCCTGGTAGATTTAACTTGGGATGCCCCAATGAATATGGATGTAGATGCATCAGCTTTTTTAGTAGGTTTTAACGGGAAAATTACTAAAGAAGAAGATTTTGTTTTCTATGGACAACCGTATTCTAGTTGTCGATCTGTTCAATTGAATCAAAATATAACAAATGGAAGTAAACAAAGATTTTCAATAGATTTTACTCATATAAAAGATGAAGTCCAAAAGATTGTATTTTCGATTACAATTCATAATGCTGAAGAGAAGAAACAGGCGCTACGAGAAGTTTCCCATATTCAATTGAAAATAAGCAACGCACAATCAGGATTAGAGATTATTCATTTTCCTATTACACATCCATTTACAGATGAAAGTGCCATTATTGTTGGAGAGTTATATCGACATGGAGGAGGATGGAAGTTCAATCCTATTGGAGCTGGCTATTTTGGTGGATTAGCTGCATTGTGTACAAGTTTTGGAATAGAGATCGCAGAGGATGAAAAACAAACTGCGCCTCCTGTAGAGAAGAAAATAGTTCCTACTCCGCCTCCAGTACAAAAAACTATTAATGCAGTGAAGGTTGAATTGAAGAAAAAACAATCTATAAATATACAAAAATCTAAAATGGTAACAGCTACTTTAGAGTGGGAAACAAATAAAGATTTAGACTTATATTGTTTTTATGTAACAACTAATGGAGAGATAGGAAAGGTTTATTATAAACATTTAGGTTCTTCCAAAGTGTCACCTTATATTGTGCTGGACGGTGATTCGCAAGAACCAGGACAAGAAACAATCCGTATTTATCGACCAGAAGCTTTAAAATATGTTTTATTTGCTGCATATAGCGCTGTCGGAAATGGAATAGGTAGTTTCTATTCTATGAAGGCCAAAGCTGTTGTTGATAATCATATGGGGAGCGTTGTAACAGCACCGTTATTAGAAATAAATGACCATGCTTATTGGGTGTGCATTGCGCATATTGATTTCACCAATTCAAATGAGATGAAAATTTCACATGTAGAAAGTTACTCAAAAGACCATTCAGAGGCTTCACCACTGTTGTACGAGAACGGGAAGTTCCGAATGGATGTTGGGCCGATTGAATTTAAAAATGAAGAGGATTATCAGAAGTATTTTAAATAA
- a CDS encoding MrcB family domain-containing protein, whose translation MLDQLIIELAKSKKQVEDIKGNKSYLIINKDDEGLYVETKLSLEQYEKGETAISYFKVSFEILKNAWEKLIDVRKVKHEDFGQVGECNAFLVAFFSQFPFVNVTGSRAITFKEFKTDNLPSEKYDKVMLFLEEIMNGTYNPSTLREQTDENLYRVKSNARQDLRLLGFLNESHEMNKFLLNEYVQSEDKNAYIAQLVLRQEYFRHALFVLGLLEKYSKGERKEALVDFGMTIVRNSIGDNLMVESVAKRRTNNLLDWLEQVGLINDEWIPVEQYAKDDGEKGGSMNSNLREKFLTVLNEYLQARTERFAGHKMGSFVRNEMTTEITRLPFIDHSQYVVTGSVGQGNWAAVPWLAIMNKDITTSTQRGYYIVYLFSEDMERLYLTLAQGVTETTKEEMQKIKEEIREQIHMSQKVKKDDEIFLGTSSKAKGYANSTAAYIAYDANKMPNEKELVEDLEEMFRYYEGFIAYKEEGTKYEMVYERKEVYLDQQSIIDHVSSYIQSKGFFYEKKYLINFFLSLKTKPFVILSGISGTGKTKIVQWFAESLGATEENGQFTLIPVRPDWSDSSDLLGYVNLQGEFQERPLIKVLEAADANPNRPYFVVLDEMNLARVEYYFSDFLSVIESRKWKDGKIVTSPVLPESITNKRVIIPSNVYIIGTVNMDETTHPLSKKVLDRANTIEFNTVNLKYFNFLMDVEEKEAEIASNRSLETEYLHLKECFEENEDLVRNISNILIEINKILESVGAQVGYRIRDEICFYMAYNEQGKLLSFDEALDYQIYQKILPRLAGSDGRTEEVLKQLYVLCANEEYDSGNSGASYAKYPRSANKLSYMLRRFEYDGFTSFWI comes from the coding sequence ATGTTAGATCAACTCATAATTGAATTGGCTAAATCAAAAAAACAGGTTGAAGATATAAAAGGTAATAAATCTTATTTGATTATAAATAAGGATGATGAAGGGTTATACGTTGAAACTAAACTTTCACTTGAGCAATATGAAAAGGGCGAGACAGCAATATCTTATTTTAAAGTGAGTTTTGAAATTCTTAAAAATGCTTGGGAAAAACTTATTGATGTTCGTAAGGTAAAGCATGAGGATTTTGGGCAAGTGGGAGAATGTAATGCTTTCTTGGTAGCTTTTTTTTCTCAGTTTCCATTTGTGAATGTGACTGGATCGCGAGCTATTACATTTAAAGAGTTTAAAACAGATAATCTACCAAGTGAAAAATATGATAAAGTCATGCTCTTTTTAGAAGAGATAATGAATGGTACATATAATCCGAGTACGTTACGTGAACAAACGGATGAGAATTTATATAGAGTGAAATCTAACGCGCGCCAGGATTTGAGATTATTAGGATTTTTGAATGAATCTCATGAAATGAACAAGTTTCTACTAAACGAATATGTTCAATCTGAAGATAAGAATGCCTATATAGCACAGCTAGTTTTAAGACAGGAATATTTCCGTCATGCTTTATTTGTTCTTGGATTGCTAGAGAAATATTCAAAGGGTGAAAGGAAAGAAGCTCTAGTTGATTTTGGCATGACGATTGTCCGAAATTCAATAGGAGATAATTTGATGGTTGAATCAGTAGCGAAGCGGCGAACAAATAACCTACTAGATTGGCTTGAACAAGTAGGACTAATTAATGATGAATGGATTCCTGTTGAACAATATGCAAAAGACGATGGAGAAAAGGGCGGTAGTATGAACAGTAATTTACGTGAAAAGTTTTTAACGGTTCTGAATGAGTATTTACAGGCAAGAACAGAAAGATTTGCGGGTCATAAGATGGGATCGTTTGTTAGGAATGAAATGACAACGGAAATAACGAGATTACCATTTATTGATCATAGTCAGTATGTTGTTACAGGGTCAGTTGGACAAGGGAATTGGGCTGCTGTTCCATGGCTTGCGATTATGAATAAAGATATTACGACATCTACGCAGAGAGGTTATTATATCGTTTATTTGTTTAGTGAAGATATGGAGCGATTATATTTAACGCTGGCGCAAGGTGTGACGGAAACAACTAAAGAGGAAATGCAAAAAATTAAAGAAGAGATTCGCGAGCAAATACATATGTCCCAAAAGGTGAAAAAAGATGATGAGATTTTCCTTGGTACAAGCTCAAAAGCGAAAGGATATGCGAATTCGACAGCGGCTTATATTGCGTATGATGCTAATAAAATGCCAAATGAAAAAGAGTTAGTAGAAGATCTAGAAGAAATGTTTCGCTATTATGAGGGATTCATAGCTTATAAAGAGGAAGGAACGAAATATGAAATGGTTTATGAGAGGAAAGAAGTGTATCTAGATCAACAATCAATTATCGATCATGTGTCTTCTTATATTCAAAGTAAAGGTTTCTTTTATGAGAAAAAGTATCTTATTAATTTCTTCCTTTCATTAAAAACAAAGCCATTTGTAATTTTATCAGGTATTTCAGGTACAGGAAAAACGAAAATTGTTCAGTGGTTTGCGGAGAGTTTAGGGGCTACGGAAGAGAATGGACAATTCACGCTTATTCCGGTTAGACCTGATTGGAGTGATAGTTCTGATTTGCTTGGCTATGTGAATCTTCAAGGCGAGTTTCAAGAAAGACCGTTAATTAAGGTGCTTGAAGCTGCAGATGCAAATCCAAATAGGCCGTATTTTGTAGTGTTGGACGAGATGAACTTAGCTCGAGTGGAATACTACTTTAGTGATTTCTTAAGTGTAATTGAAAGTCGTAAATGGAAAGATGGAAAAATTGTTACGTCACCAGTACTTCCAGAATCAATTACGAATAAGCGCGTTATAATTCCATCAAATGTATATATTATCGGAACGGTAAATATGGATGAAACGACACATCCGTTAAGTAAAAAAGTATTAGATCGTGCGAATACAATTGAGTTTAATACCGTTAACTTAAAATATTTTAATTTCTTAATGGATGTAGAAGAGAAGGAAGCTGAAATTGCTTCAAATCGCTCTTTAGAAACTGAGTATCTTCATCTAAAGGAATGTTTTGAAGAAAACGAAGATCTTGTGAGAAATATATCGAACATTTTAATAGAAATAAATAAAATACTTGAATCAGTGGGTGCTCAAGTTGGATACCGTATACGAGATGAAATTTGTTTCTATATGGCATACAACGAACAAGGAAAGTTATTGTCGTTCGATGAAGCACTTGATTATCAAATATATCAAAAGATTTTACCGCGTCTTGCAGGAAGTGATGGAAGAACAGAAGAGGTATTAAAGCAATTGTATGTATTATGTGCAAATGAAGAATATGATAGTGGCAATAGTGGTGCTTCCTATGCTAAATATCCTCGTTCAGCTAACAAGTTGTCTTATATGTTAAGGAGGTTCGAGTATGATGGTTTCACCTCTTTCTGGATCTAA
- a CDS encoding restriction endonuclease-like protein: MVSPLSGSNNEIELVKIETEELSLTIKGNPYHEKYESLKEYHAMSADEMMYFHVDGKTESVAVFDARLQRLDKWNEHPPIFFENRSYQLVVVSKNNKQLSFYHEHPGFRKQVSSIQMGSLHVLMGNLSFPNEVGNTTFEIKDDKETLLTVTFEVFPVKLDYKDDYKALLDEVNDEIYNLAFHLLKRTYLGASAIYATNPSKSEFYRILNDSFERFMKSISHIKRQPHHTLMTRHQLVRGEKIRKLDSVGMNYLRKRPHLLQGENNIPTKGITAYKEVSYDTLENRFVKWMIQRVVHKIDDLLKALEPKSRYTRGETDEDLLERVKNMKYRMKNELNDPFWRGIGKLDRSVFSLVIQMAAGYRDAYQIFLMLSRGLTLRGQIFKMSVKDVARLYEYWTYLKLGQILSKKYIPLHQDVIQVKQDGLYVTLDESKTAKRTFKHPETDEVIELYFQKRNGRLPTVTQKPDTMLAIEKKGKNYQYQYIFDAKYRIDFAERSHYKRKYGTPGPMEEDINTMHRYRDALVVEQEGPFERTAYGAYVLFPWNQEGAYENHPFYKSIEKVNIGGFPFLPNATRLVEQFLDHLIEKSPEEIIREGILPRGTKEEWDSSLEEKVLVGSAKTENDYETYRKEGLYQLPVTQLKPGWQDAKYIALYAPKKWHGEKGGIQYFAKIKHIQMQQNDEYVHFELEPWKKLDHLIRPVGYGIQAYTITTMSLLKEVQELPELFMKSKEERTLWKTLRRFTKQVKVELDHRNLDEASSIKSYYVQDVQIWIDYENGVVMVGRDGLVKEVALELVVGRSSVLFREVLEVLNVKE; the protein is encoded by the coding sequence ATGGTTTCACCTCTTTCTGGATCTAATAATGAGATAGAGCTAGTTAAGATTGAAACAGAGGAGCTATCATTAACGATTAAAGGAAATCCTTATCATGAAAAATACGAGAGTTTAAAAGAATATCACGCTATGAGTGCGGATGAAATGATGTATTTTCATGTAGATGGTAAGACAGAATCCGTTGCCGTATTTGATGCGAGATTGCAGAGATTAGATAAATGGAACGAACATCCGCCGATCTTTTTTGAAAATAGAAGTTATCAGCTTGTTGTTGTTTCGAAAAATAACAAGCAGCTCTCCTTTTATCATGAACATCCAGGATTTCGAAAACAAGTTAGTTCCATTCAAATGGGTTCACTTCACGTGTTAATGGGAAATCTTTCTTTTCCGAATGAAGTAGGAAATACAACGTTTGAAATTAAAGATGATAAAGAAACTTTATTAACCGTTACATTTGAAGTTTTCCCAGTAAAACTTGATTATAAGGATGATTACAAAGCTTTATTAGATGAGGTAAATGATGAAATTTATAATTTAGCGTTTCATCTACTAAAGAGAACTTACTTAGGAGCATCTGCAATTTACGCTACAAATCCATCGAAAAGTGAATTTTATCGTATTTTAAATGATTCCTTTGAGCGATTTATGAAGTCGATCTCTCATATAAAAAGACAACCGCATCATACACTTATGACTAGACATCAACTTGTACGAGGAGAAAAAATTCGTAAATTGGATTCTGTCGGAATGAATTATTTGCGAAAGCGACCACACTTACTGCAGGGAGAAAATAATATACCGACTAAAGGCATTACAGCTTATAAGGAAGTTTCATATGATACGTTGGAAAATCGATTTGTTAAATGGATGATTCAAAGAGTTGTACATAAAATAGATGATTTACTTAAGGCGTTAGAGCCAAAGTCTAGATATACACGTGGTGAAACTGATGAAGATTTGCTAGAACGTGTAAAAAATATGAAGTATCGAATGAAAAATGAATTGAACGATCCATTTTGGAGAGGGATTGGAAAATTAGATCGATCAGTTTTTTCACTCGTTATCCAAATGGCAGCAGGCTATAGAGATGCGTATCAAATTTTCTTAATGCTATCGCGAGGTTTAACATTACGAGGACAAATTTTCAAAATGTCGGTAAAAGATGTCGCAAGGTTATACGAATACTGGACGTATTTAAAACTCGGACAAATTCTATCTAAAAAATATATACCGCTCCATCAAGACGTTATTCAAGTTAAACAAGATGGTTTATACGTAACGCTTGATGAAAGTAAAACTGCAAAAAGAACGTTCAAACATCCAGAAACAGACGAGGTAATCGAACTTTACTTCCAAAAACGAAACGGTAGACTGCCAACAGTTACACAAAAGCCAGATACGATGCTCGCTATTGAGAAAAAGGGGAAAAACTATCAATATCAATACATTTTTGATGCGAAATACCGAATTGATTTTGCTGAAAGATCTCATTATAAAAGGAAGTATGGCACCCCTGGTCCAATGGAAGAAGATATTAATACAATGCACCGTTACAGAGATGCATTAGTTGTAGAACAAGAGGGACCTTTTGAGCGAACAGCTTACGGAGCGTACGTACTATTTCCGTGGAACCAAGAGGGAGCATATGAGAATCATCCATTTTATAAAAGTATCGAAAAAGTAAATATCGGTGGATTCCCATTCTTACCAAATGCAACAAGACTGGTCGAACAATTTCTAGATCATCTCATTGAAAAAAGCCCAGAAGAAATTATAAGAGAAGGCATCCTTCCAAGAGGAACAAAAGAAGAATGGGACTCTTCACTAGAAGAAAAAGTATTAGTAGGTAGCGCAAAAACTGAAAATGACTATGAAACATATAGGAAAGAAGGCTTATATCAGCTACCGGTCACACAGCTAAAACCAGGATGGCAAGATGCGAAGTACATTGCATTATATGCACCGAAAAAATGGCACGGAGAAAAAGGTGGCATTCAATACTTCGCAAAAATTAAACACATTCAAATGCAACAAAACGATGAGTATGTACATTTCGAACTAGAGCCATGGAAAAAACTAGACCACCTCATCCGCCCAGTAGGATATGGCATTCAAGCATACACAATAACAACTATGTCGTTATTAAAAGAAGTACAAGAACTCCCGGAGCTCTTCATGAAATCAAAAGAAGAAAGAACTCTTTGGAAAACACTGCGCCGTTTTACGAAGCAAGTTAAGGTTGAGCTGGATCATCGCAATTTAGACGAGGCCTCTTCTATTAAGAGTTATTATGTGCAGGATGTTCAGATTTGGATTGATTATGAGAATGGGGTTGTTATGGTGGGGAGAGATGGGCTAGTTAAAGAGGTTGCTTTGGAATTGGTTGTTGGTAGGAGTTCGGTGTTGTTTAGGGAGGTTTTAGAAGTGCTAAATGTTAAAGAATAG
- a CDS encoding DUF4870 domain-containing protein produces the protein MKTTTKEKRNTIIMLLLSATIGIFSPLLMYITLARKNEVYKYHCRKAFNFHLLIFLLFNISSRISDVLFWIVFAFEVVQVIIVAWKVIRDEPYRYFIRILLFKEDKYVVEGE, from the coding sequence ATGAAAACCACCACAAAAGAAAAAAGAAACACCATCATCATGCTACTACTCTCAGCCACAATAGGAATCTTTTCACCACTACTCATGTACATCACGCTGGCAAGGAAAAATGAAGTGTACAAATACCATTGCCGAAAAGCATTCAATTTTCATTTGTTAATCTTTCTTCTATTTAATATTAGTTCGCGTATTAGTGATGTTTTGTTTTGGATCGTATTTGCTTTTGAGGTAGTTCAAGTGATCATTGTTGCGTGGAAAGTAATACGCGATGAACCATATCGTTATTTCATTCGAATTCTTTTATTTAAAGAAGATAAGTATGTCGTGGAAGGAGAATAG